The sequence below is a genomic window from Candidatus Poribacteria bacterium.
CAAAACGCTGAAAAGAGTCCGGAATCCAGACCAATAACTCAAAGTCTAAGGATGAATTTCCAAAAGCAATAAAGCGAACGAAAGGAGCCGTAACGTTGCTGATTCTCGGAAGCGATTCTTTGATCACGCCGAGATGTTCATCTGCAGCATCAAGTAACACTTGCTTGACAAGATCCACATCTGAACCGTAGGACACCCCCACCGGAATACGAAGCCGGTACAGCTTGTTGGCGTGCGTGAGATTATGGACGGACTCCGAAATCAATTGAGAATTCGGCACAATAATCTCCTTCTCATCAAGCGAGACGATAACAGTCGAACGCAGATTGATGCTACTCACTCTCCCAAATATGTTAACGTCCATAATCTCTACGAGGTCCCCAATTTTGATAGGACGTTCAAAAATTAGAATGAACCCCGAAATCACGTTAGAGGCAATATTCTGTAAACCGAAACCGATACCGATACTCAATCCACCGAAAATCAACGCCAAACTTGTGAAACTGACTCCAATCGCACTCAAGCCAATGAATATTCCGAGAAGAATAAAACTGAAGTGAAGGAAACGGAGTAAGAGAAACTGTGTATGTTGTGCGATTTGAAAAGCTAGTAGCACCTGCTGCCGGAGCACCCATTGCACGTATTTAGAGAGGACAAACATCCCAAAAACAATCACGAACGCATAAAACAGGCGCGCTAAGGTTAAATTACGTTCACCTGAACCTTCTGCCTCAGCATCGGGTGGTTGAAATAGTTCGGTGAGCGGATAGTGAAAGAATTTACTCAGAATCACCGACCCGATACCAGCGAACCGTAACCCCAAAATAGTCCCAACGACCATAATGATGAGGAAAAGGAGTGCGAGCAATCGGCTTTCAACATTTTCTGCCATATTCAGATGCTTAAACAACCGACGGAACCACCAACGCAAAAATCCTGCGATTGCGAAGGAAATTGCCAAAGTAACTATTAATAAGCCGACCTGACTTACTTTTACCGGATCATCCAGCGTGATGAGAGGTTTATCAAGTAAATCACGTAACTGTGGTATTAATTCTTCCATCCTATGCTATCCCTTCTGTTAGGGGTCAGGCACGCCCCTGATCCCTATACAAATATTGTGGGGTGAGGGTTGTTCGCCTTGTGTTGATAACAACACTTCCTTTTTCACGTAGGCAAGTTCAATTCCTTCTTGCCGCATAGATGCCTTGGAAATACCCTCTACGATGCGTGTTAAAGTCTTTCAGCAAAATCAGGCTGTAGCCTTCGTTAATCAATAGCGATTTCCTCAATTGAATGAACGAACAGGATGTCGTTCACGCCTTTGTAGGATAGTAACGTTTGGGCTAATTCCTCAGAATTAAGGCTTTCCTCTGTTAAGCCTGCGATAATCAGGTCCGCCTGAAAAGATCTTTGCGTCACCTCTTCTTCCAAAATCTCTGGGCTGGTATAGGAAATAGAGGTCACATTCTGCCTTGAAATGGGGATCCTACCTTCCTTCATCAGTGTAGAGAGTTCGTCAGCCTCACGTTCAGCGCTTCTTGCCTCGGAGCAGGCGAAGAGTTGTATTTCAGCACGTTTCCACTCTGGATGTCCCACAATGATATAGGCGAGCAGCAGCATCAGGGGTGCATTTTTCAAGTTATCCTCAGTCACCCACACATGGATTGAGGCGCGATACCCGAATCGGTATTCTGTTGATCGCAGGATCAAGACGTTGGACATTAAGCTTGCTGCGAGACGAGCCCCTTGTTTAACTTCTTCAAACTCCTCAGGGTTCTCCCGTTTAAACTCAAGTAGGACACAGTTGTTTGGTAAGCCAGAAATCCCTGGCATCTGTAGTATTTGTGCCATAGCGAGTTGAAATGTGGGGCAAATTACGCAATCAACAAAGATCCCTGCTTTACTCATCTCCGTTCGATGAATCAACCCCTCAACACGGCTACGCGCTTCTTGGTCGCTGGTAAACGAATAATCAGTAGGCAGGAACTGAATAAATTGACCGAATCCGTGCCGGTGGCAAATCCAACGGAGCAAGTCAAAATGACCAAGGCGATGTTCTGCGAATCGCGTCATAGCGATGATCGAGGGACGCCATCCGCCTTCCGATGTAATGACTCGATTCTTCTGCAGCGTGGTCTGCAACCACCGCGTTAACTGAAACATCGTTCCTTGGAAAATCGCTGTCAAATCGCGTTGGCTGCTACTGGTGCGGCGGAGTCCGAGATAAGTTATCGCCATGAGAAAAACCGAGATGAAGGCGTATAGTGCACTTATTTGAATCATCATCAATCCGCACATCAAGGTCCCCAGCAGGGACAGGTACCACCGAGAATGGAAAGTCGGGCGATAGGACGGATTCCCAGCGAAATGCTCAAGAAATGAAACAGTACAGAGTGCCCCGTACATTACCATGAAGAACATACTGAGGATCTGAGCGATAAAGTCCACTCCGCCTATGCCAACGAACACTATAGCGATTGCGCCTG
It includes:
- a CDS encoding mechanosensitive ion channel, coding for MEELIPQLRDLLDKPLITLDDPVKVSQVGLLIVTLAISFAIAGFLRWWFRRLFKHLNMAENVESRLLALLFLIIMVVGTILGLRFAGIGSVILSKFFHYPLTELFQPPDAEAEGSGERNLTLARLFYAFVIVFGMFVLSKYVQWVLRQQVLLAFQIAQHTQFLLLRFLHFSFILLGIFIGLSAIGVSFTSLALIFGGLSIGIGFGLQNIASNVISGFILIFERPIKIGDLVEIMDVNIFGRVSSINLRSTVIVSLDEKEIIVPNSQLISESVHNLTHANKLYRLRIPVGVSYGSDVDLVKQVLLDAADEHLGVIKESLPRISNVTAPFVRFIAFGNSSLDFELLVWIPDSFQRFDVASDLHFIIWHKFKEHDITIAFLQLDVHLDSTETNE